One Oncorhynchus keta strain PuntledgeMale-10-30-2019 chromosome 22, Oket_V2, whole genome shotgun sequence DNA window includes the following coding sequences:
- the LOC118370952 gene encoding LOW QUALITY PROTEIN: genetic suppressor element 1-like (The sequence of the model RefSeq protein was modified relative to this genomic sequence to represent the inferred CDS: deleted 2 bases in 1 codon) produces MNHESKSRSLGMISTATRNTATVSPLTPLANGSVAAHSGFAAALRQLAKQAEDPRGSSPNSESPVSSPATSLSSPVNTPKRGLSGPLQTPIRGHGLPSIPSVVTIAPTPTKSGSILWRGEGRQAELGVLGVSREPVGSEPSLPQEKGAHRVLSPHILAHPSYPFTLTPSSVMQDRRLQGLSLPGLVQPAVHSGAVQEEYLRGLRPFATSDDLRLRSLPLGLDPTTAAHVTAAAAYYHPAYLHHLHRMEESLCLSALRSQFYSVPAGGAFPHLHPSALHMQLPGARYPGEFSHTHSALAERIQMEEELRQREREREHEREKQRERELERERERERERERETEMERQKDRQRERERERQMVRAVKSQYLAGLKALTALPEDRVRPGERLTPNRLDKPTLPALPVPKPLQPGLQSAPHLMPSLVPSQMGNRHTASASSGGLHGTLLSAMMLQQANGEERRLARQRRQGQEREVWPPGEGVEPRRDSYRSNASQRDTGNRESQPHLGAPPPLISPKPHLLPHPPAPSTTLWNPASLTETPPDPRFRFDSPVPPSRSPPDLTRIKRSPSWERGEDGCRKRGRTQRGSRLSGDPFCRSLASGAGLSLKDPPTVSTTITTSTRVVRCPSPPPAPAHLGVQHHASSPSPSMDLQRSERPGQEPQNPVVYDEILQQYRRLVSKLDLEESRRREAREGGYDYDLDEWYDDSDEEEVRAHLRRVAEQPPLKLDTSSEKVCFLRVCGLTTLAHRDQLLHQKRRKRRRMLKERSISPPAVRGKRKTSPHPAAPAPTLCTTLTPEEMNCSPHLEDKKHFLNMFSLSHVTIQQRRDKEKMEGLLKAIKLKSVTLDTIRYNPLPLCRSPPVSPTGESNGLHYQDSPSPSPSYPHHPNNLHRDPLKPSTPPPSQPPPLAPDPNRKGLGGGHPAKRLQCLQNGGGHPGHHPQQKVPLAVQNGQNITWERFIPKDFHQSVLQSTHKTLSGSTCVPESSIKSELSVPYNIPPLKRPVLLNTSLHPTNGHHPYPSPAHHVHLGVRYELSEEEDEDEEEEEEEGEAPRKWRGIESVFEAYQEYVDERCMERQVLHSQCRRLETQNYTLSLTAEQLSHSMAELVSQRQRVRDERERLQAQLEHFRKCLTIPNVHWGKGQAKGRPSSVTPCPAADRQTDRRPMTDGVREDTELVPSQRQRGKRALDWEGRQDDRKGGGRKGGQAL; encoded by the exons ATGAACCATGAGTCAAAGTCGCGGTCATTAGGAATGATCTCCACTGCAACTCGCAACACGGCGACGGTCAGCCCTCTTACCCCGCTAGCCAACGGGAGTGTGGCTGCTCACTCCGGATTCGCTGCCGCTCTCCGTCAACTGGCTAAACAGGCTGAAGACCCCAGAG gTTCTTCTCCCAATAGTGagtctccagtctcctctccagcCACCAGTCTCAGTTCTCCAGTCAACACTCCTAAGAGGGGGTTGTCAGGACCACTCCAGACCCCAATTCGGGGACACGgccttccctccatcccttctgTAGTCACTATCGCCCCCACTCCCACCAAGAGCGGCAGCATtctctggagaggagaagggcGCCAG gctgAGTTGGGTGTTCTGGGGGTGAGTAGGGAGCCTGTGGGGTCTGAGCCCAGCCTTCCCCAGGAGAAAGGGGCTCATCGTGTCCTCTCACCTCACATCCTGGCTCACCCATCCTACCCCTTCACCCTCACCCCCAGCTCTGTCATGCAGGACCGGCGACTACAGGGCCTCAG TCTACCTGGTCTGGTACAACCTGCAGTTCACTCAGGGGCGGTCCAAGAGGAGTACCTAAGAGGACTACGCCCCTTCGCCACCTCAGATGACCTCCGCCTGCGCTCACTGCCCCTGGGGCTCGACCCCACCACTGCTGCCCacgttactgctgctgctgcctactACCACCCTGCCTACCTCCACCACCTACACAG GATGGAGGAGTCTTTGTGTCTTTCTGCACTACGGTCTCAGTTCTACTCTGTACCAGCAGGGGGGGCCTTCCCTCACCTCCACCCCTCTGCCCTCCACATGCAACTGCCTGGGGCACGCTACCCTGGGGAgttcagccacacacacagtgcactggCTGAGag aatacagatggaggaagagCTTCGCCaacgagagagggagcgagagcatgaacgagagaaacagagggagcgagagcttgaacgggagagagagagggagcgggagagagagagggagacagagatggaaagacagaaggataggcagagggagagagagagggagagacagatggtgaGAGCGGTGAAGAGCCAGTACCTTGCTGGGCTGAAGGCTCTCACGGCTCTGCCGGAGGACAGGGTCAGACCTGGGGAGAGGCTGACACCTAACAGACTGG ATAAGCCCACCCTCCCTGCCCTCCCAGTACCTAAACCTCTACAGCCAGGCCTCCAGTCAGCCCCTCACCTCATGCCCAGCCTGGTGCCCTCTCAGATGGGGAACAGACACACTGCCTCAGCCTCTTCCGGGGGGCTCCATGGAACACTGCTCTCTGCCATGATGCTCCAACAGGCCAATGGGGAGGAGCGCAGGTTGGCACGTCAACGCAGgcagggacaggagagggaggtgtgGCCACCTGGGGAAGGGGTGGAGCCTAGGAGAGACAGCTACAG ATCCAACGCCAGCCAACGTGACACAGGCAACAGAGAATCTCAACCTCACCTAGGAGCCCCGCCTCCACTCATCTCACCCAAacctcacctcctcccccacccccctgCCCCTTCCACCACCCTCTGGAACCCTGCCTCCCTCACTGAGACCCCCCCAGACCCCCGTTTCAGGTTCGACTCCCCTGTTCCTCCATCTCGCTCCCCTCCTGATCTGACCAGAATCAAGCGGTCCCCCAgctgggagaggggggaggatgggTGTAGGAAGAGGGGAAGGACCCAGAGAGGCTCTCGTCTGTCAGGGGACCCATTCTGCAGGAGCCTGGCCTCTGGGGCTGGGCTGAGCTTGAAAGATCCACCCACAGTCTCCACCACCATAACCACCTCCACCAGAGTGGTTCgctgtccttctcctcccccagccccagctc acCTAGGGGTCCAGCACCACgccagctccccatctccctccatggACCTCCAGAGGTCTGAACGGCCAGGCCAGGAGCCTCAGAACCCAGTGGTGTACGATGAGATCCTCCAGCAGTACCGCAGGCTGGTCAGCAAGCTGGacctggaggagagcaggaggagagaggccaggGAAGGAG ggtaTGACTATGATCTAGATGAGTGGTATGATGACAGTGATGAGGAGGAAGTGAGGGCCCACCTCAGAAGGGTAGCAGAGCAGCCCCCGTTAAAACTGGACACATCCTCAGAG AAGGTGTGTTTCCTGCGTGTCTGTGGCCTGACCACGCTGGCCCATCGTGACCAGCTGCTTcatcagaagaggaggaagaggaggaggatgttgaaAGAGCGCAGCATCTCCCCTCCAGCAGTACGAGGCAAGAGGAAGACCTCTCCGCATCCTGCGGCACCCGCTCCCACCCTCTGCACCACTCTCACCCCAGAGGAGATGAATTGCTCCCCTCACCTGGAGGACAAGAAACACTTCCTCAACATGTTCAGCCTGTCCCATGTGACCATCCAGCAGAGGAGAG ataaGGAGAAGATGGAGGGGTTGTTGAAGGCTATAAAGCTGAAGAGTGTGACGTTGGACACCATCAGATACAACCCATTACCCCTCTGTAGAAGCCCCCCTGTTTCCCCAACTg GCGAATCAAACGGACTCCACTACCAAGACTCCCCAAGCCCCTCGCCCTCCTACCCCCACCACCCCAACAACCTCCATAGAGACCCACTAAAaccatccacccctccacccaGCCAACCGCCTCCCCTGGCCCCCGACCCAAACAGGAAAGGACTGGGTGGAGGTCACCCAGCTAAGAGGCTCCAGTGCCTCCAGAATGGAGGAGGCCACCCTGGCCATCATCCTCAACAGAAGGTGCCCCTGGCTGTGCAGAACGGGCAGAACATAACCTGGGAAAGATTCATCCCGAAGGACTTCCACCAGTCTGTGTTGCAGTCTACCCACAAGACACTGAGTGGCTCCACCTGTGTTCCAGAGTCCAGTATAAAGTCTGAGCTCTCAGTGCCCTACAACATCCCCCCACTGAAGAGACCAGTCCTCCTCAACACATCCCTACACCCCACCAACGGGCATCACCCTTACCCCTCTCCAGCCCACCATGTACACCTTGGCGTACGTTATGAGCTgtcagaggaagaggatgaggatgaggaggaggaggaggaggagggagaagccCCTAGGAAGTGGAGGGGCATAGAGTCAGTCTTTGAGGCGTATCAGGAGTATGTGGATG agcggTGTATGGAGAGACAGGTTCTTCACAGTCAGTGCCGGAGGCTGGAGACTCAGAACTACACTCTCAGTCTGACAGCTGAACAACTCTCACACAGCATGGCG gagctggtgagtcagagacagagggtgagagatgagagagagaggctgcaggCTCAGCTGGAGCACTTCAGGAAGTGTCTGACCATTCCCAACGTGCACTGGGGCAAGGGGCAGGCCAAAGGTCGCCCCTCCTCGGTGACCCCCTGCCCCGCtgcagaccgacagacagaccgacGACCGATGActgatggagtgagagaggacactGAATTGGTTCCCAGTCAGAggcagagggggaagagagctcTGGACTGGGAAGGAAGACAGGATgatagaaagggaggagggagaaaaggaggacAGGCCCTGTAA